The following proteins are co-located in the Lacticaseibacillus paracasei subsp. paracasei genome:
- a CDS encoding ABC transporter permease yields MNTNRKKFNIWTGSSFIIFITYLLFLVYPIVMILGQALFTQGKFSLANFTTFFSRSYYFSTLANSFKVSLTATVSAVLLGTLLAYFFAMFQFKGKKFLQILIIIASMSAPFIGAYSWILLLGRNGVITKFLVNTLGFPNFDVYGFFGIVLVFTLQLFPLVFLYANGAFKSIDNSVLEAAESMGSRGFNRFRKVIMPLLIPTLLAAALLVFMRAFSDFGTPMLIGEGYRTFPVLIYTQFISEVGGNAAFASALAIIAIIIALTIFLIQKFVSHRFSYSMNSLHPVEAKKVGPLRTVLIYILVYGIVLLAILPQGYLIYTSFLKTSGMVFVPGYSLGSYTNAFDRMGSAIFNTIRIPMMALIIVIIFAIFISYLVVRKRNFFTSLIDSMSMIPYIVPGTVLGIAFITSFNTGVGGSGFLAITGTAFIMVVSLSVRRLPYTIRSSVASLQQISPSIEEAAESLGSSRLNTFFKITVPMMMSGIVSGAILSWVTMISELSTSILLYNVKTRTMTVAIYTEVIRGNYGVAAALSTILTALTVISLLIFMKVSKNGDIAM; encoded by the coding sequence ATGAACACCAATCGGAAAAAGTTTAATATTTGGACAGGCTCATCGTTCATCATCTTCATCACGTATCTGCTTTTTCTGGTTTATCCGATTGTGATGATTCTTGGTCAGGCGTTGTTCACGCAAGGCAAGTTCTCGTTAGCCAACTTCACGACCTTCTTTTCACGAAGCTATTATTTTTCGACATTAGCCAATAGTTTCAAGGTGTCGTTAACCGCCACCGTATCAGCAGTTTTATTAGGCACATTGCTCGCCTACTTTTTTGCGATGTTTCAATTCAAGGGGAAAAAGTTTCTGCAGATATTGATTATCATCGCTTCCATGTCGGCACCATTCATCGGGGCTTACTCGTGGATCTTGCTGCTGGGTCGAAATGGCGTGATCACAAAATTTCTGGTCAACACACTTGGCTTTCCTAACTTTGATGTCTATGGCTTTTTCGGAATTGTTTTAGTATTCACATTGCAGCTGTTCCCGCTTGTGTTCTTATATGCGAATGGCGCATTCAAGAGCATCGACAATTCTGTCTTGGAAGCCGCGGAGAGCATGGGGAGTCGGGGGTTCAATCGGTTTCGAAAAGTCATTATGCCACTGTTAATTCCAACACTATTGGCCGCTGCCTTACTTGTGTTCATGCGGGCGTTCTCTGATTTTGGGACGCCCATGTTGATCGGGGAAGGGTATCGAACATTTCCGGTTCTGATTTATACTCAGTTCATCAGCGAAGTGGGCGGCAATGCGGCCTTTGCTTCTGCGTTGGCAATTATTGCGATTATCATTGCACTGACGATTTTCCTAATCCAAAAATTTGTCTCGCATCGATTTAGTTACAGCATGAACTCGTTGCATCCGGTTGAAGCAAAAAAAGTCGGGCCGTTACGAACGGTACTCATCTACATTCTTGTTTATGGTATCGTGCTACTAGCTATCTTGCCGCAGGGTTACTTGATTTATACCTCATTCTTGAAAACATCGGGGATGGTCTTTGTACCAGGGTACTCACTGGGAAGTTACACGAACGCCTTTGATCGAATGGGGTCAGCCATTTTCAACACGATTCGAATTCCGATGATGGCGCTGATCATTGTGATCATTTTTGCCATTTTCATCTCGTATCTGGTTGTTCGTAAACGTAATTTCTTCACATCGCTTATCGACAGTATGAGTATGATCCCTTACATTGTGCCAGGCACTGTGCTTGGAATTGCCTTCATCACATCATTTAATACGGGTGTTGGCGGCAGTGGTTTCCTTGCTATCACGGGAACAGCGTTCATCATGGTAGTGTCACTATCCGTTCGGCGATTGCCTTATACGATTCGCTCCTCAGTTGCGAGTCTGCAGCAGATCTCGCCCTCCATTGAAGAAGCAGCCGAAAGTTTGGGATCAAGTCGGCTGAATACCTTCTTCAAGATTACGGTGCCAATGATGATGTCAGGCATTGTGTCTGGTGCCATTCTTTCATGGGTCACGATGATCTCAGAATTATCCACATCCATTCTGTTGTACAACGTCAAGAC
- a CDS encoding extracellular solute-binding protein, protein MKKVWAGLAVLGIAALGLAACSNSTKKTSDSSPTTSKTAKKTDKLVVYSPNSEGLINATIPAFEEKYGVKVDLIQAGTGELFKKLESEKGAPVADVIFGGSYTQYATSGDLFQKYTAKDNNKVEKAYRNTTGYSTPYTLDGSVIVVNPTLTKGMNIKGYGDLLNKDLKGKIATADPANSSSAFAQLTNMLAAEGGYTSKKSWNYVKDLFTLVDGKISSSSSNVYKTVSDGEMAVGLSYEDPTVQLLNDGAKVKIVYPEEGTVFLPASAAIVKKAKNMDNAKKFIDFLVSKNVQDTLGTTTTNRPVRIGAKTSSNMKPYKDIKKITEDYDYVIKHKDDIVKKYNEIFVETQSK, encoded by the coding sequence ATGAAGAAAGTTTGGGCAGGGCTAGCGGTTTTAGGCATCGCCGCATTGGGACTGGCGGCTTGTAGCAATAGCACAAAGAAAACGAGTGATAGCAGTCCAACCACAAGCAAGACTGCGAAAAAGACTGACAAGCTTGTTGTGTATTCACCCAACTCAGAAGGCTTGATCAATGCAACGATTCCAGCATTTGAAGAAAAATATGGCGTCAAAGTTGACTTGATTCAGGCGGGCACTGGTGAATTATTCAAAAAGCTTGAATCAGAAAAGGGTGCACCAGTTGCTGATGTTATTTTTGGCGGCTCATACACGCAATATGCAACCAGTGGTGATTTATTCCAAAAATATACGGCCAAGGACAACAATAAAGTTGAAAAAGCTTATCGAAATACGACCGGTTATTCAACTCCATATACCCTTGATGGCAGTGTCATTGTCGTTAATCCGACTTTGACCAAAGGCATGAATATTAAAGGTTATGGCGATCTTTTGAATAAAGATTTAAAGGGTAAGATTGCCACAGCCGATCCAGCCAACTCATCATCCGCGTTTGCCCAACTGACGAATATGTTAGCGGCAGAAGGTGGTTATACCAGTAAGAAGTCATGGAATTACGTGAAAGACTTATTCACCTTGGTAGACGGCAAGATCAGTTCAAGCTCATCCAACGTCTACAAAACAGTTTCCGATGGTGAAATGGCGGTCGGACTTTCTTACGAAGATCCAACCGTTCAATTATTAAACGATGGCGCTAAAGTCAAGATTGTTTACCCTGAGGAAGGAACCGTCTTCTTGCCAGCAAGTGCCGCTATCGTCAAAAAAGCAAAGAATATGGACAATGCCAAGAAGTTCATTGACTTCCTTGTTTCCAAGAATGTGCAAGATACGTTAGGCACTACGACCACGAACCGCCCAGTGCGCATTGGAGCAAAAACGTCTAGCAATATGAAGCCATATAAGGACATCAAGAAAATTACCGAAGACTACGACTATGTGATTAAGCATAAAGATGACATTGTGAAAAAATATAACGAAATTTTTGTTGAAACTCAATCTAAGTAG
- a CDS encoding GNAT family N-acetyltransferase — protein sequence MPTNKGITVAREEDPDLKQAIVRAVLADLPEWFGLPDATNAYVEEAAKLSLWVACYEGQAIGFIDYRQTSKASGEISCMGIKKHFHHQGIGHQLVEALEADARQHAHYLQVKTVDEGHYPEYDQTIRFYESVGFERLEVFPTLWDAWNPCLVLVKKL from the coding sequence ATGCCAACAAATAAAGGTATCACAGTCGCTCGCGAAGAAGATCCAGATCTAAAGCAAGCGATTGTGCGGGCTGTTTTGGCCGATTTGCCCGAATGGTTTGGCTTGCCAGATGCAACTAACGCTTATGTTGAAGAGGCTGCAAAACTGTCTTTATGGGTTGCTTGCTATGAAGGTCAGGCGATTGGGTTTATCGATTATCGCCAAACCAGCAAGGCAAGCGGCGAAATCAGTTGTATGGGCATTAAGAAACACTTTCATCATCAAGGGATTGGCCATCAGCTGGTAGAGGCATTAGAAGCCGACGCTAGACAACATGCCCACTACCTGCAGGTAAAAACGGTTGATGAAGGTCATTATCCTGAATATGATCAAACCATCCGTTTTTACGAGTCAGTGGGATTTGAACGATTGGAAGTTTTCCCGACATTATGGGATGCTTGGAATCCGTGTTTGGTGTTGGTCAAGAAGCTTTAA
- a CDS encoding ABC transporter ATP-binding protein: MSEIRIEGAKKVYGDVTVIENLSLTVPDGALFTLLGPSGCGKTTLLRMIAGFNSIEGGDFYFGDNRINNMEPSKRNIGMVFQNYAIFPHLTVRDNVAFGLKQKKATKEKVVAETDKYLKLMQIDEYRDRKPDQLSGGQQQRVALARALAVNPDVLLMDEPLSNLDAKLRVDMRQAIREIQREVGITTVYVTHDQEEAMAISDSIAVMNQGRIQQVGRPKELYHRPKNEFVASFIGRTNIIQANLKHDGATALLEFSTGYRMPLPILNNVADQPVHVSIRPEELIRTADGDIDAQITDSVYLGMDTEYFVDLPFAKKIHVSEESSLTEDLGEGDHIKLKINAQKINVFTADGSQNLLGVD; encoded by the coding sequence ATGAGTGAAATTCGTATTGAGGGTGCTAAGAAGGTTTATGGTGATGTCACCGTCATCGAAAATCTCAGCCTGACTGTGCCGGACGGGGCACTTTTCACACTGTTAGGCCCATCTGGGTGTGGCAAGACCACGTTGCTGCGCATGATCGCAGGTTTTAACTCGATCGAAGGTGGGGATTTCTACTTCGGTGATAATCGCATTAATAACATGGAACCCAGCAAACGCAACATTGGGATGGTTTTCCAAAACTATGCAATTTTCCCACATTTAACAGTTCGGGATAACGTTGCGTTTGGCCTAAAACAGAAGAAAGCAACCAAAGAAAAAGTTGTGGCGGAAACCGATAAATATTTGAAGTTAATGCAAATAGACGAGTATCGGGATCGCAAACCTGATCAACTGTCTGGTGGTCAGCAGCAACGGGTTGCCTTGGCGCGTGCGTTGGCAGTGAATCCAGATGTGCTGCTGATGGACGAACCGCTGAGTAACTTGGATGCCAAGTTGCGCGTCGATATGCGGCAGGCAATTCGAGAAATTCAGCGTGAAGTCGGCATCACAACGGTTTATGTCACGCACGATCAGGAAGAGGCCATGGCGATTTCGGATTCAATTGCCGTCATGAATCAAGGCCGGATTCAGCAAGTCGGTCGGCCGAAAGAATTGTACCATCGGCCTAAAAATGAATTTGTGGCGTCATTTATTGGGCGAACCAATATCATTCAGGCGAATTTGAAACATGATGGGGCCACTGCTTTACTAGAATTTTCGACTGGTTATCGGATGCCGCTGCCGATTTTGAATAACGTTGCTGACCAACCAGTGCACGTCAGCATCCGGCCTGAAGAACTGATTCGAACGGCAGATGGCGACATCGATGCTCAGATAACAGATAGTGTTTATCTCGGTATGGATACTGAATACTTTGTTGACTTGCCGTTCGCTAAGAAGATTCATGTCAGTGAAGAATCCAGTCTGACCGAAGATCTCGGTGAAGGCGATCATATTAAGCTCAAGATCAATGCCCAAAAGATCAACGTCTTTACCGCCGACGGGTCGCAAAACCTGCTGGGGGTGGATTAA
- a CDS encoding sensor histidine kinase — MKEIRRRFSALAVLLALLLVGVLSGLVFFIQSYQVTADMRTVSRDFNLLASRSQQVLSNLNKRAVPNYLESRDNERVLYQQFYEQSARLSVQPSLLILNAQTQPIFQSDLILNRISLNYVQTVIKRNRPANAFMKVTKGENDQHFLLFFARVPATAGNQYSVLVLNGAAFSGESIKYGSSFTIADNYDNVFATNSTSFILPGFGKMDSEKFERHFYVNQDDIFLMRRQQLGENIFLYTFLRSFPLMMLILFGLLSVAALLGFLIWQANRAANAIGDKTNAAITELVDETSEIREGKQKRIQITTNDEFQYLADSINAMVERQEAMTTQQLQLQKQTNQYELKMLEAQFNPHFLYNTLENIRITIKLDPALAEKLILSLNRVLRYSIDHSGEPTTLEADLDVLEDFLMVNQVRFDKLRYQIAMDPSLANMPVPRLFLLPLIENALKYGMKTRSDLMIVVTCEQLENAVTFTVIDNGGGFSSEKLISDMPPVEGETHHGLANSFRRLQMLYPTANIQLSNTDDGGAKVTLHVARA, encoded by the coding sequence GTGAAAGAGATCCGGCGTCGATTTTCGGCGTTGGCTGTTTTGCTTGCGCTTCTCTTAGTGGGCGTTTTGTCAGGATTAGTCTTTTTCATTCAAAGTTATCAAGTGACCGCGGACATGCGCACCGTGAGTCGCGATTTTAATTTACTCGCCAGTCGATCACAGCAAGTGTTGAGTAATTTAAATAAACGGGCGGTTCCGAATTACCTCGAAAGCCGCGATAACGAGCGGGTTTTGTATCAGCAATTCTATGAACAAAGTGCCCGGCTCAGCGTGCAGCCTTCTTTATTGATCCTTAATGCGCAAACCCAGCCAATCTTTCAAAGTGATCTAATTCTGAATCGTATTTCACTCAATTACGTTCAGACAGTGATTAAACGCAATCGACCAGCGAATGCCTTTATGAAAGTGACAAAAGGCGAAAATGATCAGCATTTTCTGTTGTTCTTCGCCCGAGTACCAGCAACCGCAGGAAATCAGTACAGTGTGCTTGTTTTAAATGGTGCCGCCTTTAGTGGTGAGAGCATCAAATACGGTAGCAGTTTTACGATTGCTGACAACTATGACAATGTCTTTGCGACTAATTCGACGAGTTTTATTCTGCCAGGTTTTGGCAAAATGGATAGTGAAAAGTTTGAGCGCCATTTTTATGTGAATCAGGACGATATTTTCTTGATGCGCCGACAACAGCTCGGAGAAAACATTTTTTTGTATACCTTTCTACGATCGTTTCCTTTGATGATGCTCATTTTATTTGGTCTGTTAAGTGTGGCAGCACTATTGGGTTTTCTAATCTGGCAGGCTAATCGTGCAGCTAATGCGATTGGCGACAAAACTAATGCCGCCATTACAGAATTAGTTGATGAAACGAGTGAAATTCGCGAAGGTAAACAAAAGCGCATTCAAATCACCACCAACGATGAGTTTCAGTATTTAGCAGATAGTATCAATGCCATGGTTGAACGCCAAGAAGCAATGACAACGCAGCAGTTGCAGCTTCAGAAGCAAACGAATCAATATGAGCTGAAGATGTTGGAGGCACAGTTTAACCCACATTTTCTCTATAACACGTTGGAAAATATTCGAATCACCATCAAACTTGATCCGGCTTTGGCGGAAAAGCTGATTCTTTCGCTTAACCGCGTGTTACGTTACAGCATTGATCATAGCGGTGAGCCAACAACTTTAGAGGCAGATCTTGATGTCCTTGAAGATTTTTTGATGGTTAACCAAGTCCGGTTTGATAAATTGCGGTACCAGATCGCTATGGATCCATCGCTAGCAAATATGCCGGTTCCGCGGTTATTTCTATTGCCCCTTATTGAAAATGCCTTGAAGTACGGCATGAAAACCCGGTCCGATTTGATGATTGTGGTGACCTGTGAGCAGTTAGAGAACGCAGTGACGTTCACAGTGATCGATAATGGTGGCGGTTTTTCATCAGAAAAGCTAATTAGTGATATGCCGCCAGTAGAAGGTGAGACGCATCATGGCCTAGCGAATAGTTTTCGGCGATTACAAATGTTGTATCCGACAGCGAATATACAGCTTAGTAACACAGATGACGGCGGCGCTAAAGTGACGCTTCATGTTGCCAGAGCGTGA
- a CDS encoding response regulator transcription factor: protein MYKLLIVEDEHLIRRYLTDALDYQELNITVVGDAENGQEGTAMIQDLQPDIVLTDISMPIMDAFQMFEATKAQDYQKVILSGYNDFANAKKAIRSGARDFLVKPIDLEELRNCMVDVTTQIQLQRGQLADTDGIAIDLLKDVRYSRDHVVTQVLTWISEHYACKFTIAEMASDLGYSESYIYKKIKDHLGVTLNDYLNRYRIRMAINQLIEDPSMLIYETADASGFSDYKYFNQVFKKYLGMTTTDFKAKVLQ from the coding sequence ATGTACAAACTTTTGATCGTTGAAGACGAGCACTTAATTCGCCGATATTTAACTGATGCTTTAGATTATCAAGAACTCAATATTACGGTGGTGGGCGATGCTGAAAATGGGCAAGAAGGTACCGCCATGATTCAGGATTTGCAGCCTGACATTGTTTTGACCGATATTAGTATGCCAATCATGGATGCTTTCCAGATGTTTGAAGCCACTAAAGCCCAAGATTATCAAAAAGTGATTCTCTCTGGCTACAATGATTTTGCAAATGCAAAAAAGGCGATTCGCAGTGGTGCTCGAGATTTTCTGGTTAAGCCAATTGATCTGGAAGAATTGCGCAACTGTATGGTCGATGTCACCACCCAGATTCAACTGCAACGCGGTCAATTAGCTGATACAGATGGCATTGCAATTGATTTGCTAAAAGATGTCCGCTACTCCCGCGACCATGTTGTGACCCAAGTGCTGACGTGGATTAGTGAACACTATGCCTGCAAATTTACGATTGCCGAGATGGCGAGCGACCTTGGTTACAGCGAAAGCTACATTTATAAGAAAATCAAAGATCACCTTGGCGTGACCTTAAACGATTATCTCAATCGTTACCGTATTCGCATGGCGATCAATCAGCTGATTGAAGATCCCAGCATGCTCATTTATGAAACCGCCGATGCCTCCGGTTTCTCGGACTATAAGTACTTCAATCAAGTCTTCAAAAAGTATCTCGGTATGACAACAACCGATTTCAAAGCGAAGGTCCTCCAGTGA
- a CDS encoding GNAT family N-acetyltransferase, with the protein MQIKAGTADQGWALEEKLDEFNRHQHPFNGAGADESFAYVIKKGDQVVGGVAASSDDNAIGYIELLWVDETFRRQGLGRVLLATVEQNLQAAGRKRVRLETFDYQAPAFYRENGYHEFAKLNYDYAGVIEYFFIKTLSLPIGYDIPPDFSIEVAEDLAMEAIENKLHAYNVKMKPLLQEKMGVTFTFLAEENGQCIGGIFGYSTMYKIGYIESLWVAETNRHAGVGTALVDALLNALKDFGCPIVHLDTMSSRGAAFYKALGFEQFGQLTYPEIDAAELFFVKHLVSVGERTINANK; encoded by the coding sequence ATGCAAATTAAAGCAGGGACGGCCGATCAAGGATGGGCTTTAGAAGAAAAACTGGACGAATTTAATCGGCATCAGCATCCCTTCAACGGAGCAGGTGCCGACGAGTCATTTGCGTACGTCATCAAAAAAGGTGACCAAGTGGTTGGCGGTGTCGCGGCGAGTTCGGATGACAATGCGATTGGTTATATCGAGTTGCTCTGGGTAGATGAAACCTTTCGGCGACAGGGGCTAGGACGTGTCTTGTTAGCGACTGTCGAACAAAACTTGCAAGCTGCTGGTCGCAAACGGGTGCGATTAGAAACTTTTGATTATCAAGCACCAGCATTTTATCGTGAAAACGGCTATCACGAATTTGCCAAACTTAATTACGACTATGCCGGTGTGATTGAATATTTCTTCATCAAAACGTTATCGCTGCCAATCGGCTACGACATACCACCGGATTTTTCAATTGAAGTAGCTGAAGACCTAGCGATGGAAGCCATTGAGAATAAGCTTCACGCCTACAATGTGAAAATGAAACCACTACTGCAAGAAAAAATGGGTGTGACTTTTACTTTTTTAGCGGAAGAAAATGGCCAATGTATTGGCGGCATTTTCGGTTACAGCACCATGTATAAAATCGGCTATATTGAAAGTCTATGGGTAGCTGAAACGAACAGACATGCAGGTGTTGGCACGGCTCTCGTTGATGCTTTATTAAATGCCTTAAAAGATTTTGGCTGTCCGATTGTTCACCTCGATACCATGTCGTCTCGAGGGGCGGCGTTTTATAAGGCACTTGGTTTTGAGCAATTTGGCCAGCTGACCTACCCGGAAATTGACGCAGCAGAGCTTTTTTTCGTCAAACACTTAGTTTCAGTTGGAGAAAGGACAATAAATGCCAACAAATAA